One window of Candidatus Neomarinimicrobiota bacterium genomic DNA carries:
- a CDS encoding response regulator translates to MKWFKLIFIYWLIIVKIIANSFPIYRFEHISTRQGLSHNTVIEIIQDEQGFMWFGTLNGLNRYDGYEFKVYLPIPRDSTTLSNNIINALFEDHNGVLWVGTLNGLNRYDRERDQFIRIYHDSQNPNSLVDNRIRCITEDHQGIIWIGTEGGLSAYNPDKGIFHNYLIESDEFDGFEGNIIHDIYEDSRKQLWIATEKGIFRFNRATKSFISYKHELSNSDSSISAVITICEDQWANLWIGTWGDGLQRFDIYNQCFKRVTLFDDRGIEYFPDIITKLMIDKSGRLWICTYNDGLFILPQISGNLILNHFYNVQHYYYDPLKDEGIHSNSIWTVYEDRGRVVWLGNENGGIDKCDTKQGYIQHFRSVIPEKGGLSDNHVTSFYEGKNGIIWIGTRFGGLNRFDPIQNKFQVYKHVRGQNINLDAIVCLEGDGECLWIGTDGNGLVRYDFKNGSFTNFKHDVSDRSSIGENAIYSLYLDYNNTLWIGTWGGGLSKLNPDGRTFTNYSVDKVNVRTNVVTDIVEDKSGKLWLGTYGKGLVCFDPETEQMIYFMNNENDTNSIAHNNISALYFTHDSKLWIGTMGGGLCYLKSFNPDSGSARFGRITRKNGLPDNMIESIIEDDNGILWLGTNHGIVRLNPLTKEIRTFDSGDGFGQDIFYRCAVLKSRQGLLYFGGINGFNVFHPANITENPYVPPIAITKFKLFGKKVIPGNSPKCKLKRSIITADNIVLSYKDNFFSFEFSALDYSCPRKNKYAYMLEGFDQQWHKTDASHRIASYTNIPPGKYTFLVKGSNNSGVWNEVGSSIKIIITPPFWKTNWMLAIYIVMILLALFLIRMAVQIRERNRARNQMKLMEAEKMHAIDQVKLRFFTHISHEFRTPLTLIIDPIEHLLRVENRITGKKRRLYYNLILQNARRLLRLVDQIMDARKLDTGSMTLELKRREFISFVKAIFSVFRIQAEQRRITYSLKTEVYSLYFWFDPDKIEKAIYNVINNAFKFTPSGGRINVLLSYTPHNEFECENGDMRIVGDMKVEVKDTGIGISPEHIKNIFDPFYQVQSKPEWKFQGSGIGLSLCKEFIEMHGGRVFVESTPGQGSTFALLIPVRMKVEEIKNLNIIHIHSTKENELVDKVCSDTLKGGYDYNSGQNNNKPLILVIEDDEDLRRYLVMELENQYSIIQATEGLSGYEIAVDKIPDLIVCDIIMPVMDGLEFCNKCKRDQRTSHIPIILLTADPSHERLREGLLSGADDYIVKPFNSELLKIRIENLLATRKKIQEKYLKMIYLNPKEIDVKSPDLEFIKKIIEIIEHNISDPGFSVDDLSYNVCLSRAQLYRKVRALIDQTPSDFIKNYRLQRAMQLLKKGYSSSEVCYKVGFRDPSYFSKCFKKQFGKTPQEIKKEFPSA, encoded by the coding sequence TCATAAGAATATATCATGATTCACAAAACCCTAATTCGCTTGTTGATAATAGAATAAGGTGTATTACTGAAGATCATCAAGGGATAATATGGATTGGTACTGAAGGTGGTTTAAGTGCTTACAATCCTGATAAAGGAATATTTCATAACTATCTAATCGAATCGGATGAATTTGATGGATTCGAGGGTAACATAATCCATGATATATACGAAGATAGTCGAAAACAGTTGTGGATTGCAACAGAAAAGGGTATTTTTAGATTCAACCGTGCTACTAAGTCATTTATCAGTTATAAACATGAACTATCTAACTCAGATTCATCAATAAGCGCTGTTATTACAATATGTGAGGATCAATGGGCTAATTTATGGATTGGGACATGGGGCGATGGATTACAGCGATTTGATATTTATAATCAGTGTTTTAAGAGAGTTACTCTTTTTGACGATAGAGGAATTGAATACTTTCCAGATATAATTACAAAGTTGATGATTGATAAATCTGGTAGATTATGGATTTGTACTTACAACGATGGTTTGTTTATTCTTCCTCAAATATCAGGTAACTTAATACTGAATCATTTTTATAATGTTCAGCATTATTATTATGATCCCTTAAAGGATGAAGGGATTCATTCCAATTCTATATGGACGGTTTATGAAGACAGGGGCAGGGTTGTATGGTTAGGTAACGAAAATGGTGGTATTGATAAATGCGATACAAAACAAGGATATATACAGCACTTTCGCTCTGTCATCCCGGAAAAAGGCGGTCTTTCTGATAATCATGTTACATCATTTTATGAGGGTAAAAATGGAATTATATGGATAGGGACCCGATTTGGTGGTCTAAACAGATTTGACCCGATTCAAAATAAATTTCAAGTTTATAAACATGTTCGTGGTCAGAATATCAATCTGGATGCGATAGTGTGTCTGGAAGGTGATGGCGAATGTTTATGGATAGGGACGGATGGTAACGGACTGGTTCGATATGATTTTAAGAACGGTTCCTTTACCAATTTTAAACACGATGTCAGCGATAGATCTTCAATAGGTGAAAATGCAATATATTCGCTTTACCTTGATTATAATAACACATTGTGGATTGGGACATGGGGTGGTGGATTATCGAAGCTTAATCCTGATGGACGTACATTCACAAACTACTCGGTAGACAAGGTAAATGTAAGAACAAATGTAGTTACAGATATTGTTGAGGATAAATCTGGGAAACTATGGTTAGGCACTTATGGGAAAGGGTTAGTTTGTTTTGATCCTGAAACTGAACAAATGATTTATTTCATGAATAATGAAAATGATACGAATAGTATAGCACATAACAATATAAGCGCACTCTATTTTACCCATGATAGTAAATTGTGGATTGGGACAATGGGAGGAGGACTGTGTTATCTTAAATCGTTTAACCCTGATTCGGGTAGTGCTCGTTTTGGCAGAATCACGAGGAAAAATGGCTTGCCTGACAATATGATAGAAAGTATAATTGAAGATGATAATGGAATTTTATGGCTTGGTACAAACCATGGAATTGTTCGACTGAATCCTCTTACTAAAGAAATTCGAACTTTTGACAGTGGAGATGGTTTCGGTCAGGATATTTTTTATCGTTGTGCAGTTTTGAAGTCCAGGCAGGGATTGCTTTATTTTGGTGGAATAAATGGATTTAATGTATTTCATCCTGCCAATATAACTGAGAATCCATATGTTCCTCCCATCGCTATAACAAAGTTTAAGCTATTTGGTAAGAAGGTCATTCCTGGAAATTCTCCCAAGTGCAAGCTAAAACGGTCAATCATAACCGCGGATAATATAGTACTTTCATATAAGGATAATTTCTTCTCTTTTGAGTTTTCAGCTCTTGATTATAGCTGTCCGAGGAAAAATAAGTATGCTTACATGCTTGAAGGTTTTGACCAGCAATGGCATAAAACAGACGCAAGTCACAGAATTGCTTCTTATACTAATATACCTCCAGGTAAATATACCTTTTTAGTAAAGGGTTCTAATAATTCCGGGGTATGGAATGAGGTTGGTTCCTCGATAAAAATTATCATAACTCCTCCTTTCTGGAAGACAAATTGGATGTTAGCCATATATATCGTTATGATTCTACTGGCGTTGTTTTTAATTCGAATGGCGGTACAAATTCGAGAGCGTAATCGTGCCAGGAACCAAATGAAGTTAATGGAAGCAGAGAAAATGCATGCGATAGATCAGGTAAAACTGAGATTTTTTACTCATATTTCTCACGAGTTCAGAACTCCTTTAACACTTATCATTGATCCTATTGAACATTTGTTGCGTGTTGAGAACAGAATTACCGGTAAAAAGCGCCGTTTGTATTACAATTTGATCTTACAAAATGCTCGAAGACTGTTAAGGCTGGTAGATCAGATAATGGATGCCCGAAAGTTGGATACAGGTAGCATGACTTTAGAATTAAAGAGAAGAGAATTTATTTCTTTTGTAAAAGCTATTTTTTCTGTTTTCCGTATTCAGGCTGAGCAGCGACGAATCACGTATTCTTTAAAAACAGAAGTGTATAGCCTTTATTTTTGGTTTGACCCTGATAAAATAGAGAAAGCTATCTATAATGTTATTAATAATGCTTTTAAATTTACCCCATCTGGGGGCAGAATAAATGTTTTACTTTCATATACTCCTCATAATGAATTTGAATGTGAAAATGGCGATATGAGAATAGTTGGTGATATGAAAGTAGAAGTAAAAGATACGGGAATTGGTATATCACCAGAACATATTAAAAATATATTTGATCCATTTTATCAAGTGCAGAGCAAGCCAGAATGGAAATTTCAAGGAAGTGGTATTGGGTTATCTTTATGCAAGGAATTCATTGAAATGCATGGTGGTAGAGTGTTTGTTGAAAGTACGCCCGGTCAAGGTAGCACATTCGCTTTATTAATTCCTGTTAGAATGAAAGTAGAGGAGATAAAAAATTTGAATATCATTCACATTCATTCCACCAAAGAGAATGAATTGGTAGATAAGGTGTGCTCAGATACATTAAAAGGTGGATATGACTATAATTCTGGACAAAATAACAATAAACCTTTGATCCTAGTTATAGAAGATGATGAGGATTTACGCAGGTACCTTGTTATGGAGCTTGAGAATCAATATTCTATAATTCAAGCCACAGAGGGTTTGAGCGGTTATGAAATAGCAGTGGATAAAATTCCTGATTTGATCGTTTGCGATATTATAATGCCAGTGATGGACGGTCTGGAATTTTGTAATAAATGTAAGAGAGATCAGCGTACTAGTCATATACCAATAATTTTGTTAACAGCAGACCCTTCGCATGAAAGACTGAGAGAGGGATTATTATCAGGAGCAGATGATTACATAGTTAAACCATTTAACTCAGAACTTTTAAAAATACGTATTGAAAATTTATTAGCCACGCGAAAAAAGATTCAGGAAAAATATTTAAAAATGATTTATCTTAATCCTAAGGAGATAGATGTTAAATCACCAGATTTGGAGTTTATTAAGAAAATAATAGAAATTATTGAACATAATATTTCAGATCCGGGATTTTCAGTAGATGATTTGAGTTATAATGTTTGTTTAAGTCGTGCTCAATTATACCGTAAGGTAAGAGCATTGATAGATCAAACACCCAGTGATTTTATAAAGAATTATCGATTGCAAAGAGCGATGCAGCTTCTTAAAAAGGGTTATTCTTCATCTGAGGTGTGTTATAAAGTAGGTTTTAGGGACCCATCATATTTTTCTAAGTGTTTCAAAAAACAGTTTGGTAAGACACCTCAAGAAATAAAAAAAGAATTCCCAAGTGCATAG
- a CDS encoding T9SS type A sorting domain-containing protein — translation MRMKSFTMLLTLVILITSLVLAQSVVKESFSYPANTLNGLGSSSDGFGGSWFTDLTDNGVEGLVSIAGTRFAYGDLNYEIPHDTAHLQVVKSNAWTDHNRYMRPLAEVWPNEAGKKYWVSYLLDVKEPLPVGNTYFMVKLYKGTTELLAIGKSGGQSTPVFSCGSGWTGDPPDVSTTEITAGPVWIVTMIKMSGGEGPDRTYMWIDPDPSGGEPDTNDAIVKRNSSMPDGFDHIALEFGGDGENVRLVFDEITIATSFEDLTAESPTGPVVRESFNYPANTLNGLGSSSDGFGGSWFTDVTDNGVEGLVSIAGTRFAYGDLNYEIPHDTAHLQVVKSNAWTDHNRYMRPLAEVWPNEAGKKYWVSYLLDVKEPLPVGNTYFMVKLYKGTTELLAIGKSGGQSTPVFSCGSGWTGDPPDVSTTEITAGPVWIVTMIKMSGGEGPDRTYMWIDPDPSGGEPDTNDAIVKRNSSMPDGFDHIALEFGGDGENVRLVFDEITIASSFEDLTVPTFIRDKRTTPYKFVLNQNYPNPFNPITFISYTLEQQGNVRLAVYDLLGKEVAILINEKQKAGEYRVPFMGLGLPSGVYFYRLQVGNNADTKKMILLK, via the coding sequence ATGAGAATGAAAAGCTTTACTATGTTATTAACCTTAGTGATTTTAATTACTTCATTGGTGTTGGCACAGAGTGTCGTTAAGGAATCTTTCAGTTACCCTGCTAATACTCTGAATGGATTAGGTTCTTCAAGTGATGGATTTGGTGGATCATGGTTTACTGATTTGACGGATAATGGAGTAGAGGGATTGGTATCGATAGCGGGGACACGCTTTGCATATGGTGATTTGAATTATGAAATACCTCATGATACTGCGCATTTGCAGGTAGTAAAGAGCAATGCCTGGACTGATCACAATCGTTATATGCGACCTTTGGCGGAGGTATGGCCAAATGAGGCGGGTAAGAAGTACTGGGTTAGTTATTTATTGGATGTAAAGGAGCCGTTGCCTGTTGGTAATACCTATTTCATGGTGAAGTTGTATAAGGGTACTACTGAGTTATTGGCAATTGGTAAGTCGGGAGGTCAGAGTACGCCTGTATTTTCCTGTGGTAGTGGATGGACAGGAGATCCTCCTGATGTATCCACGACAGAGATTACAGCGGGACCTGTGTGGATAGTTACGATGATCAAAATGTCAGGAGGAGAGGGACCAGATAGGACCTATATGTGGATTGATCCGGATCCGAGTGGAGGAGAGCCAGATACAAACGATGCAATTGTAAAGAGAAATTCCTCGATGCCTGATGGATTTGATCATATCGCTCTTGAGTTTGGTGGTGATGGAGAAAATGTCAGATTGGTATTTGATGAAATTACAATTGCTACATCTTTTGAAGATTTAACTGCCGAATCACCAACAGGGCCTGTAGTTCGTGAATCTTTCAATTATCCTGCTAATACTCTGAATGGATTAGGTTCTTCAAGTGACGGATTTGGTGGGTCATGGTTTACTGATGTTACGGATAATGGGGTAGAGGGATTGGTATCGATAGCGGGGACACGCTTTGCATATGGTGATTTGAATTATGAAATACCTCATGATACTGCGCATTTGCAGGTAGTAAAGAGCAATGCCTGGACTGATCACAATCGTTATATGCGACCTTTGGCGGAGGTATGGCCAAATGAGGCGGGTAAGAAGTACTGGGTTAGTTATTTATTGGATGTAAAGGAGCCGTTGCCTGTTGGTAATACCTATTTCATGGTGAAGTTGTATAAGGGTACTACTGAGTTATTGGCAATTGGTAAGTCGGGAGGTCAGAGTACGCCTGTATTTTCCTGTGGTAGTGGATGGACAGGAGATCCTCCTGATGTATCCACGACAGAGATTACAGCGGGACCTGTGTGGATAGTTACGATGATCAAAATGTCAGGAGGAGAGGGACCAGATAGGACCTATATGTGGATTGATCCGGATCCGAGTGGAGGAGAGCCAGATACAAACGATGCAATTGTAAAGAGAAATTCCTCGATGCCTGATGGATTTGATCATATCGCTCTTGAGTTTGGTGGTGATGGAGAAAATGTCAGATTGGTATTTGATGAAATTACAATTGCTTCTTCATTTGAAGATCTGACTGTACCAACCTTTATTCGTGATAAAAGGACAACACCTTACAAGTTTGTTTTAAATCAAAATTATCCAAATCCATTTAACCCGATTACATTTATTTCCTATACACTCGAGCAACAAGGTAATGTTCGTCTGGCTGTGTATGATCTTTTAGGTAAGGAGGTGGCTATACTGATAAATGAAAAACAGAAAGCTGGTGAATACAGAGTACCATTTATGGGATTAGGACTCCCCTCTGGTGTATATTTCTATCGTCTACAGGTTGGTAATAATGCAGATACGAAGAAAATGATACTACTCAAATAA
- a CDS encoding IPT/TIG domain-containing protein — protein MKIKHILIKLTFYLMLLMFIKCEYDVTQPLWYKDYPELPIPSIVKIYPPEEATPGCNYIKIFGSNFVGKVSVYFDNVKANVVSASNDSIVVRRPAISKDSCVVKVVCDSAMVVAKYSPYKIHKVIEPYGNFLENKQLNAVTVDDDENIYVVEKKINIYKITSSGDKTIIGTANRIIYDITIGFDNNLYLFENNRAIDVLNLQTEEMTQWIKLKSGKVVKYGDFTSHGYLVTGGRRSGLVVVTPDKNPIYTDYYIKDEIIGIRVYNGYVYVNVICNEPDENNPEFAIWRHSIDSKGNVGDKELVLNLTNFTDQYFTDIDQINSFYFSEDGRLFIGVSAENPLLVYDFNTQTMDFFYLGIVPSYCKYFAWGTQSYIYLIRGDNDLEEEWTMYRIDIGMNKGSK, from the coding sequence ATGAAAATCAAACACATATTAATAAAATTAACTTTTTATTTAATGCTATTAATGTTTATCAAGTGCGAATATGATGTAACACAACCATTATGGTATAAAGATTATCCCGAATTACCAATCCCCTCAATTGTTAAAATATACCCACCAGAGGAAGCTACTCCAGGTTGTAATTATATAAAAATATTTGGGTCAAATTTCGTTGGCAAAGTATCCGTTTATTTTGACAATGTTAAAGCCAACGTGGTATCTGCATCTAATGATTCGATAGTAGTTCGCAGACCAGCCATAAGTAAAGATTCTTGCGTTGTAAAAGTTGTATGTGATAGCGCCATGGTGGTGGCAAAATATAGTCCATATAAAATACATAAAGTAATTGAACCATATGGCAATTTTCTTGAAAACAAACAACTAAATGCGGTAACAGTAGACGACGATGAAAATATTTACGTAGTTGAAAAGAAAATAAATATATATAAAATTACATCCTCTGGAGATAAAACGATTATTGGTACAGCGAATCGTATTATTTACGATATTACTATTGGATTCGATAATAACTTATATCTATTTGAGAATAATCGGGCAATAGATGTCCTCAATTTACAAACAGAAGAAATGACACAATGGATAAAGTTAAAATCCGGCAAAGTTGTTAAATACGGAGACTTTACCAGCCACGGTTACCTAGTCACTGGTGGACGCAGATCAGGGCTAGTGGTAGTTACACCGGATAAAAATCCAATTTATACTGATTACTATATTAAGGATGAGATTATCGGAATAAGAGTTTACAACGGCTATGTATATGTTAATGTTATTTGTAATGAGCCAGATGAGAATAATCCTGAATTTGCAATATGGCGTCATTCTATAGATAGCAAGGGCAATGTAGGTGATAAAGAACTGGTACTGAATTTGACTAACTTTACAGACCAATACTTTACAGATATAGATCAGATAAATAGTTTCTATTTTAGCGAAGATGGTAGGCTATTTATCGGCGTGAGTGCAGAAAATCCATTATTAGTATACGATTTCAACACGCAGACTATGGACTTTTTCTACCTTGGCATAGTTCCATCCTATTGTAAATATTTTGCCTGGGGCACACAGTCTTATATTTATCTTATTCGCGGTGACAACGATCTAGAAGAAGAATGGACTATGTACAGAATTGATATTGGAATGAATAAGGGGTCAAAATAA
- a CDS encoding T9SS type A sorting domain-containing protein, with amino-acid sequence MTRKLKTALFLAIFSSQIFSDTFPNCFLEDFKPKKATIPISIDASPPTEEANVEITVFSKDTLGKISKYIFGNAIAAWVGNKIYNPTIMDYLEKLEVTILRYPGGSWSDIFFWNGIPDDIPNTIPDGTKNGQPINLYPQTGNGTSEWSPTNVDTYYNMRWDLDIEGLITVNYGYARYGLGENPVAKAAHLAAEWVRYDDGRTKFWEIGNENAGPWEAGWQIDTNLNKDGQPEIINGSLYGKHFRIFADSMRAAAVELGNKIYIGGQIIHYDATNSWNVAERDWNEGFFREVGDAADFYVIHNYFGNDNSTAQKLLDAASKTVKDMINFIYKDINDKGAVPKPIALTEWNMRSMDGSNDSAKISIINGIQAVIVFCELIKYGYGMSCRWLVANWDTDGMFYYHDNPSYPLWNPRPDFFYIYYLKKFTGDHALKTNSNNKNVLAYASTFRDGEIGIVIVNKSTINLTAKIMIDSRSVGNLYYVYSLTGKADEGEYSQHVFVNGYGPTGSYWGPIENLEEIPAFAYPASDEIKVELPPRSVQYILIKASEGNDIGKCDPSTINNGFQLFQNYPNPFNSNTIIPFTLKQPSKVSLKIFNIKGVEVASLINNKYYNTGKHSITLDASAFNNGIYFYKLYIGNQTITKKMILLK; translated from the coding sequence ATGACTAGAAAATTAAAAACCGCTCTTTTTTTAGCTATCTTCTCATCTCAAATCTTTAGCGATACATTTCCCAATTGTTTTCTAGAGGATTTCAAACCTAAAAAAGCTACTATCCCGATATCAATAGATGCTTCACCACCAACCGAAGAAGCAAATGTTGAGATAACTGTTTTTTCAAAGGATACATTAGGAAAAATTTCAAAATATATATTTGGAAACGCAATTGCTGCCTGGGTTGGAAATAAAATTTATAATCCAACTATTATGGATTATCTTGAAAAACTCGAAGTAACAATCTTACGCTATCCCGGAGGAAGCTGGTCCGATATTTTCTTCTGGAATGGCATACCTGATGACATACCAAACACTATTCCAGATGGTACAAAAAATGGACAACCGATTAATTTATATCCCCAGACTGGAAATGGAACAAGCGAATGGTCACCTACAAACGTAGATACCTATTACAATATGAGATGGGATCTTGATATAGAAGGACTAATTACAGTCAACTATGGTTATGCTCGCTATGGACTAGGCGAGAATCCAGTAGCAAAAGCTGCGCATCTCGCCGCAGAGTGGGTACGCTATGATGATGGAAGAACAAAATTCTGGGAAATTGGCAATGAAAATGCAGGACCATGGGAAGCAGGCTGGCAAATAGATACTAATTTAAATAAAGATGGTCAACCAGAAATAATAAATGGTTCCCTATACGGAAAACACTTCAGGATCTTTGCTGATTCGATGCGCGCTGCCGCTGTAGAATTAGGAAATAAAATTTACATTGGAGGACAGATAATTCACTATGATGCTACAAATAGCTGGAATGTTGCTGAAAGAGACTGGAATGAAGGTTTTTTCAGGGAAGTAGGAGATGCTGCAGATTTTTATGTAATTCATAATTACTTTGGAAATGATAATTCCACAGCTCAAAAGCTTCTTGATGCAGCATCTAAAACAGTCAAAGATATGATAAATTTTATATACAAAGATATAAATGATAAAGGCGCAGTGCCAAAACCGATTGCTCTTACCGAGTGGAATATGCGTAGTATGGATGGCAGTAACGATAGTGCTAAGATTTCAATAATTAATGGTATACAGGCAGTAATAGTATTCTGTGAATTAATAAAATATGGTTATGGAATGTCATGCCGTTGGCTGGTTGCAAACTGGGATACTGACGGTATGTTTTACTACCACGACAATCCATCATATCCGTTATGGAACCCCAGACCTGATTTCTTTTATATTTATTATCTAAAAAAATTCACCGGTGATCACGCTCTAAAAACAAATTCCAACAATAAAAACGTATTAGCATATGCATCAACATTTAGAGATGGTGAAATAGGAATTGTAATAGTCAATAAATCAACAATTAATTTAACAGCAAAGATAATGATAGATTCACGTTCAGTTGGCAATCTTTACTATGTCTATTCACTAACAGGAAAAGCTGATGAAGGTGAATACTCCCAACATGTATTTGTAAATGGATACGGGCCTACTGGATCATATTGGGGACCTATCGAAAATTTAGAAGAGATTCCTGCTTTCGCATATCCTGCCTCTGATGAAATAAAAGTTGAACTACCTCCTCGCTCAGTTCAGTATATATTGATTAAGGCAAGTGAGGGAAACGATATAGGAAAATGTGATCCATCCACAATTAACAATGGATTCCAACTTTTTCAAAATTATCCAAACCCCTTTAACTCAAATACTATAATACCTTTTACATTAAAACAGCCTTCAAAAGTATCACTGAAAATATTCAATATAAAAGGAGTCGAAGTCGCTTCTTTAATAAACAATAAATATTACAATACAGGTAAACATTCAATAACCTTAGACGCATCAGCCTTCAATAACGGTATTTATTTTTACAAACTATATATAGGAAACCAGACGATAACAAAAAAGATGATCTTGTTAAAATAA
- a CDS encoding glycosylase yields the protein MIRYYFTVSLILISIFHINSKAESTSTKYAFINSGIITGEYAVPDCPDWLHIAVIYQVYPQSFYDSDGDGIGDLKGIIKKLDYIKSLGVDGIWINPFFESSFFDGGYDITDYYKVDNRYGANEDAKLLFEEAEKRGLKIIFDYVISYTSILHPWFQESAKQKKNRYTNWYIWTDNVWIDPPMAFRHSFIKGYGNRNGQYMYNFYWCQPALNFGFVKPEGPWMLPPNHPDILALHEELIKVLRFWMDMGADGFRADMAGALVKNANVTKNDPEYNNRDEATKEFWRKIRNIIDNDYPDAFMVAEWGYPEVALDNCFHADFFHWFPGFNDLYQKESWRILNGHSEGYSFFDSAGKGNITYFLEKYMDQYKKTKGKGYIILPLGNHDLSRLNIKRSYDELEMIFAFAFTMPGIPFIYYGNEIGMRQLYDVPIKEGAYPPRAGARTPMQWKKDKNFGFSTAPAENIYLPVDPDPDAPTVAEQEQDPNSLLNKVRQLIKLKHSEPALAAYAEFVPIYAKENDYPFIFARAVKEDIILVIFNPSNREVNANFKLNIKAKNLKLIFGKESNVKVNGNHYEVKVKPISYSIYKVNRN from the coding sequence ATGATAAGGTATTATTTTACTGTATCATTGATTCTAATAAGTATTTTTCATATTAATTCCAAAGCTGAATCAACTTCAACTAAATATGCATTTATTAATTCAGGTATAATTACAGGCGAATATGCAGTTCCTGATTGCCCTGATTGGCTACATATAGCCGTTATTTATCAGGTCTATCCACAGTCATTTTACGACTCCGATGGAGACGGAATAGGTGATCTAAAAGGAATTATAAAGAAGCTTGACTACATTAAAAGCCTTGGTGTAGATGGAATTTGGATTAATCCATTTTTTGAATCATCTTTTTTTGACGGTGGTTATGATATTACAGACTACTATAAAGTAGATAATCGTTATGGAGCAAACGAAGATGCCAAACTTTTATTCGAGGAGGCTGAAAAACGAGGATTGAAAATTATTTTCGATTATGTAATAAGCTATACCAGTATCTTACATCCTTGGTTTCAAGAGTCTGCCAAACAGAAAAAGAATCGCTATACAAACTGGTATATATGGACGGACAATGTATGGATAGACCCTCCCATGGCATTTCGTCATTCCTTTATAAAGGGCTACGGTAATAGGAATGGACAATATATGTACAATTTTTACTGGTGTCAACCAGCACTTAACTTTGGATTCGTAAAGCCAGAAGGGCCATGGATGCTACCACCTAATCATCCTGATATACTCGCTCTGCATGAAGAACTGATAAAAGTTTTACGATTCTGGATGGATATGGGCGCTGATGGATTTCGTGCAGATATGGCTGGCGCTCTTGTAAAAAATGCAAATGTTACAAAAAATGACCCGGAGTATAATAATCGAGATGAAGCAACAAAAGAATTCTGGAGAAAAATTCGCAATATTATAGACAATGATTATCCTGATGCTTTCATGGTCGCTGAGTGGGGATATCCTGAGGTTGCACTGGATAATTGTTTTCATGCTGATTTTTTCCACTGGTTTCCAGGTTTCAATGATTTATATCAAAAAGAAAGCTGGAGGATACTGAATGGGCATTCTGAAGGATATAGCTTTTTTGATAGTGCCGGCAAGGGCAATATAACATATTTTTTAGAAAAATATATGGATCAATACAAAAAAACAAAAGGTAAAGGATATATAATTCTACCACTTGGTAATCACGATCTGTCACGGCTTAATATTAAGAGAAGCTATGATGAACTTGAAATGATTTTCGCTTTCGCATTTACCATGCCCGGGATACCATTTATTTACTACGGAAATGAAATTGGAATGAGACAATTATATGATGTGCCCATTAAAGAAGGAGCATATCCTCCACGCGCAGGAGCCCGTACCCCAATGCAATGGAAAAAAGATAAAAATTTTGGGTTTTCAACAGCCCCTGCAGAAAACATATATCTACCTGTTGATCCTGATCCCGATGCACCAACTGTTGCGGAGCAGGAACAGGATCCAAATTCATTACTTAATAAGGTACGACAACTTATTAAATTGAAACACAGCGAGCCAGCATTGGCTGCTTATGCTGAATTTGTTCCCATATACGCAAAAGAAAATGATTATCCATTCATTTTTGCACGTGCGGTAAAAGAGGATATAATACTGGTAATATTCAATCCATCCAATAGAGAGGTTAATGCAAACTTTAAACTAAATATTAAAGCCAAAAATTTAAAATTGATTTTCGGGAAAGAATCGAACGTTAAAGTGAATGGGAATCATTACGAAGTAAAAGTAAAACCCATATCTTACTCTATTTATAAAGTAAACCGAAATTGA